Proteins from a genomic interval of Candidatus Rubidus massiliensis:
- a CDS encoding ComEC/Rec2-related protein gives MKNWLKWFESFWSAHPALYWGLLFCVNFAIFTTYHPLFLLLLIYLLFTASYSLTKVFASILLCITNLAYLNYHYKIPTIPPYGLQGSGYLQIDSIQLKSSFQGKQWVYKGFLKNWTCDNHLLAKNIPVNIFIPHNTNINRPVANKDYYVYGKIYHTKSYSYTFYPQKNKPWQTVNKSYSWAEKRYEVKESIKKYFSTLFTSKRDANFLSGIFLGEQEDPLLSFHFNRFGLQHILAVSGFHFGIIAFLLQCSLRTIFKVQFVFFSVILLITFYFILLGLSPSVLRAWIAIIAILIANRYGLCYSSLNILGIGLLTVIFIDPFYIYHLGFQFSFLTTSAILIFYPPFDSFLEKVLPKRFLNEALDLKVIHQLVYIVLQWIRKGIALSFAVNIATFPLTLYHFSKFPILSLVYNLFFPLCISIIFFLIFLLILSHILLFPMKSILLPICEKLVHSLLATIYNYPIQREIYLSVKKFSFIYLLLLLTITYTLGVFLYYKRKEQEKNIFFT, from the coding sequence ATGAAGAATTGGTTAAAATGGTTTGAAAGTTTTTGGTCCGCCCATCCAGCTCTTTATTGGGGTTTGCTATTTTGCGTAAATTTTGCTATTTTCACAACCTATCACCCTCTTTTTTTGCTTCTTTTAATCTACTTATTATTTACAGCTTCTTATTCCCTTACGAAAGTTTTTGCCTCTATTTTGCTTTGTATAACAAATCTTGCTTACTTGAATTATCACTATAAAATTCCAACCATTCCCCCCTATGGTTTACAAGGCAGTGGTTACTTGCAAATTGATTCCATTCAGTTAAAATCTTCTTTTCAGGGAAAACAATGGGTTTACAAAGGTTTTTTAAAAAACTGGACTTGTGATAATCACCTATTAGCTAAAAATATACCGGTTAACATTTTTATACCCCATAATACAAACATTAATCGGCCAGTTGCCAATAAAGATTATTATGTTTATGGAAAAATTTATCATACCAAGAGCTATAGTTACACTTTTTATCCTCAAAAAAATAAACCTTGGCAAACTGTTAACAAAAGCTATAGTTGGGCAGAAAAGAGATATGAAGTTAAAGAAAGTATAAAAAAATATTTCTCTACTTTGTTTACATCTAAACGTGATGCTAATTTCTTAAGTGGCATATTTTTAGGTGAACAAGAAGACCCTCTTCTAAGTTTTCACTTTAATCGTTTTGGCTTGCAACATATTTTAGCGGTGTCTGGTTTCCATTTTGGAATCATCGCTTTCTTGCTTCAATGCTCTTTAAGAACGATTTTCAAGGTACAATTTGTGTTTTTTTCTGTTATCCTGTTGATAACTTTTTATTTTATTTTGTTAGGTCTATCCCCTTCAGTCCTTCGCGCTTGGATAGCAATCATTGCCATCCTTATCGCTAATCGATATGGATTATGTTATTCAAGTTTAAATATTTTAGGAATTGGCTTGCTTACCGTTATTTTTATCGATCCATTTTATATTTATCATTTGGGGTTTCAATTTAGTTTTTTAACTACGTCCGCAATTTTAATTTTTTACCCACCGTTTGATTCTTTTTTAGAAAAAGTCCTTCCAAAACGGTTTTTAAACGAAGCTTTAGACTTAAAAGTTATCCATCAATTAGTTTATATTGTTTTGCAATGGATTAGAAAAGGAATAGCCTTAAGTTTTGCAGTAAATATAGCCACTTTTCCTTTAACTCTTTATCATTTTAGCAAATTTCCTATCTTAAGTCTTGTTTACAATTTATTTTTTCCGTTATGTATCTCCATAATTTTCTTTTTGATTTTTCTGCTAATTTTAAGTCACATTCTTTTATTTCCAATGAAGAGTATTTTACTTCCGATTTGTGAAAAACTAGTCCACAGTTTATTAGCAACAATATATAATTATCCAATTCAAAGAGAAATATACTTATCTGTAAAAAAATTTTCATTTATATACCTTCTGTTGTTACTAACCATTACCTATACTCTAGGTGTTTTTTTGTACTACAAACGAAAAGAACAAGAAAAAAACATTTTTTTTACTTGA
- the hprK gene encoding HPr kinase/phosphorylase, which translates to MYSVADLYDRFKDRLGLELVAGKSGLKRKIKVPEAHRPGLSLSGYLKNFVNKRILIFGRVEIEYLRDLLPIVRVTRLQSLLSTATPAVIVARRYLPPKELKEICEKNNIPLFRANLTTMNLMSKLTLLLVEEFSPTISCHGTLVEVFGVGVLIKGDSAVGKSETALGLVERGHRLISDDIVKVKKREAGYLEGFGAELTKHHMEIRGIGIINVAHLYGAVCVRDQKSIDIVVKLETWDDNQFYDRVGLEEKFCDLLGVQLPYHILPIKPGRDVVLLLETIALNHRLKGMGYNSAQDFTKRLAQEISSKKKYKRRI; encoded by the coding sequence ATGTATTCTGTTGCTGATTTATATGATCGTTTCAAAGATCGCTTAGGTTTAGAACTAGTAGCTGGTAAAAGTGGTCTTAAAAGAAAAATTAAAGTACCTGAAGCTCATAGACCGGGTCTTAGCTTATCAGGCTATTTAAAAAATTTTGTTAATAAAAGAATCTTGATTTTTGGTCGTGTTGAAATTGAATATTTACGTGATTTGCTGCCGATAGTTAGAGTAACAAGACTTCAATCTTTACTATCAACAGCCACACCAGCGGTTATTGTGGCCAGAAGATATTTACCGCCAAAAGAACTAAAAGAGATATGTGAAAAAAACAATATTCCTCTTTTTCGAGCGAATCTAACTACCATGAATTTAATGAGTAAACTAACTCTTTTGCTAGTAGAAGAGTTTTCTCCAACCATTAGTTGTCATGGAACATTAGTAGAAGTGTTTGGGGTTGGAGTGTTAATAAAAGGTGATTCCGCGGTCGGAAAAAGTGAAACGGCGTTAGGATTAGTAGAAAGGGGACATCGACTAATTTCTGATGATATCGTCAAAGTGAAAAAAAGAGAAGCCGGCTATCTAGAAGGATTTGGCGCTGAATTAACAAAGCACCATATGGAAATAAGAGGCATTGGAATTATTAACGTCGCTCATCTTTACGGAGCGGTATGTGTTAGAGATCAAAAAAGTATTGATATAGTTGTTAAGTTAGAAACATGGGATGATAACCAATTTTATGATAGAGTGGGCTTAGAAGAAAAATTCTGCGATCTTTTAGGTGTTCAATTACCCTATCATATACTTCCCATAAAACCTGGAAGAGATGTTGTTTTGTTATTAGAAACAATAGCTTTAAATCACAGATTAAAAGGTATGGGCTATAATTCAGCTCAAGATTTTACCAAGAGATTGGCTCAAGAAATTTCTTCTAAAAAAAAATACAAAAGAAGGATTTGA
- the ptsH gene encoding Phosphocarrier protein HPr, with translation MKCEKDLKVKNSMGLHTRPATYIVKLLQGCKSSVHMTYKKETVNAKSILSLLMLALRKNSKVKITVEGDDAPEIMEKLTQAFDNCFEESL, from the coding sequence GTGAAGTGTGAAAAAGATCTAAAAGTAAAAAATTCAATGGGGCTTCACACAAGGCCTGCAACCTATATCGTAAAACTTCTACAAGGTTGTAAAAGCTCTGTTCACATGACATATAAAAAAGAAACGGTAAATGCAAAAAGTATTTTGAGTTTGCTAATGTTAGCTTTGAGAAAAAATAGCAAAGTAAAAATTACAGTGGAAGGAGATGATGCTCCTGAAATAATGGAGAAATTAACACAAGCTTTTGATAATTGTTTTGAGGAATCGCTATAA
- the ptsI gene encoding Phosphoenolpyruvate-protein phosphotransferase has protein sequence MESLAQECFLIGVGLSPGIGIGKPYIYEVDEFPNSESILPFFEIEKEVNRFKAVISKVKKEIEDLKDHLEKEKIRDGASILESQLHMLDDPILSERIEIEIKNTCFNAETVFKRTLVEYQNKFQTLENSFFQEKFKDLYDISKRVLNHLQPHKGSSIKNVPEGSIVFGREFTVSDIAEADPKKIKGFVCTLGSLTSHATIIAKAKGIPYVSGIDLNLWKNIKNELTIVDGKEGTIIIYPHDETLAKYSSLSEKMTKQWEKHQITKQLDAETYDGYRVRLSANLEMVNEVPHIHQYGASGVGLFRSEYLFLSNGEFPKEEEQFEIYKQMVYQMQGQPIVIRAFDIGGDKFGSKASLYKEDNPFLGCRAIRFLLKEQEIFKNQLRAVLRASLYGDVSLMFPMISTIGEIIEAKKILQEVKDELIAKGMQFNKPLRVGCMIEVPSAAIISDILAEACDFLSIGTNDLVQYSLAVDRSNLTLSNLYSQTHLSIIRLIKHIVSEANQKGVPVTVCGEIAADPRFTPLLLGLGVQELSVSSRYIPLIKNAIRHTSIVSATKLAEKALTLHSSKEIDELLQEEYDKICREEISYCHSEC, from the coding sequence ATGGAATCTTTAGCGCAAGAGTGTTTCCTAATTGGAGTTGGTCTATCGCCCGGAATAGGCATTGGAAAACCATATATCTATGAAGTAGATGAGTTTCCAAATTCAGAATCCATTCTACCATTTTTTGAAATTGAAAAAGAAGTAAACCGTTTTAAAGCCGTAATATCAAAAGTAAAAAAAGAAATTGAGGATTTAAAAGATCATTTAGAAAAAGAAAAGATTCGTGATGGAGCATCCATCTTGGAATCACAATTACATATGTTAGATGATCCCATTTTATCTGAAAGAATAGAAATAGAAATAAAAAATACATGCTTTAATGCGGAAACTGTTTTTAAAAGAACTCTTGTTGAATACCAAAATAAGTTTCAAACTTTAGAAAACTCATTTTTTCAAGAAAAATTTAAAGATTTATATGATATTTCAAAACGAGTGTTAAATCATCTGCAACCACACAAAGGATCATCTATTAAAAATGTACCAGAAGGTAGTATTGTCTTTGGAAGAGAATTTACCGTTTCTGACATTGCTGAAGCTGATCCTAAAAAAATTAAAGGTTTTGTCTGTACTTTAGGTAGCTTAACTTCTCATGCAACGATTATTGCTAAAGCAAAAGGGATTCCCTATGTATCAGGAATTGATCTTAATTTGTGGAAGAATATTAAAAACGAATTGACAATTGTTGATGGCAAAGAAGGCACTATTATTATTTACCCACATGATGAGACTTTGGCTAAGTATTCAAGCCTTAGCGAAAAGATGACAAAGCAGTGGGAAAAACATCAAATCACTAAGCAATTAGATGCAGAAACCTATGATGGCTATCGGGTTAGACTTTCAGCTAATTTAGAGATGGTAAATGAAGTTCCTCATATTCATCAATACGGTGCAAGTGGCGTTGGATTATTTCGATCTGAGTATTTATTTCTTTCCAATGGCGAATTTCCCAAAGAAGAAGAGCAGTTTGAAATATATAAGCAAATGGTTTACCAGATGCAAGGTCAACCTATTGTCATTCGAGCCTTCGACATAGGTGGAGATAAATTTGGCTCGAAAGCTTCTCTTTATAAAGAAGACAATCCGTTTTTAGGTTGTAGAGCTATTCGTTTTTTATTAAAAGAACAAGAAATCTTTAAAAACCAGTTACGAGCTGTTTTAAGAGCTTCACTTTATGGGGATGTAAGTTTAATGTTTCCTATGATTTCAACTATTGGTGAAATAATAGAAGCAAAAAAAATTTTACAAGAAGTTAAAGATGAATTAATCGCAAAAGGGATGCAATTTAACAAGCCTTTAAGAGTTGGTTGCATGATCGAAGTTCCTTCAGCGGCCATCATTTCCGATATATTAGCAGAAGCTTGTGATTTTTTATCAATTGGTACAAATGATTTAGTGCAATACTCATTAGCCGTTGATAGAAGCAATTTAACACTAAGTAACTTGTACTCACAAACGCATTTAAGCATTATCCGCTTAATCAAGCATATTGTTAGCGAAGCTAACCAAAAAGGGGTTCCTGTTACCGTTTGTGGGGAAATAGCTGCAGACCCACGGTTTACCCCTCTTTTATTAGGTTTAGGAGTGCAAGAATTATCGGTCTCTTCCCGTTACATTCCTCTTATTAAAAATGCTATCCGTCACACAAGTATTGTTTCAGCAACAAAACTTGCGGAAAAAGCCTTAACGTTACATTCGTCAAAAGAAATAGATGAGTTACTACAAGAAGAATACGATAAGATCTGTCGAGAAGAGATTTCTTATTGTCACTCAGAATGCTAA
- a CDS encoding Nucleoid-associated protein, translating to MGSGFSKKKKQAKMLQEQFSKMQTELKNVEVTGTAGNGLVSVTLNGDNELTKIVIKPDCVDPEDVEGLQDLIKAAYKDAFEQLKDKSSKAVPGIPGMGGGLGGLSPFGF from the coding sequence ATGGGATCAGGTTTTTCAAAAAAGAAAAAACAAGCGAAAATGTTACAAGAACAATTTAGCAAAATGCAAACTGAACTTAAAAATGTGGAAGTAACAGGTACTGCGGGTAATGGATTAGTAAGTGTCACTTTAAATGGTGATAATGAATTAACAAAAATTGTTATTAAACCAGATTGCGTAGATCCAGAAGATGTTGAAGGTTTACAAGATTTGATCAAAGCCGCATACAAAGATGCTTTTGAACAATTAAAAGACAAATCTTCAAAAGCCGTTCCTGGCATTCCTGGTATGGGTGGTGGTTTGGGCGGTTTAAGTCCATTCGGCTTCTAG